The Euphorbia lathyris chromosome 4, ddEupLath1.1, whole genome shotgun sequence genomic interval CAAATAAAGATTGAAAATGCTATATTGTTGGTGGTTAGCTTCAAATCTTCACACCTAAATGATTTAAAAATCATATATCAATCAAATTTGTTAATTTTGGTTTCCACCAATTGGTGAagaccaatatatatatatatatatataaaagatattTATTGTTTTGAAGAGATTtacattatatattttataaattagttaatttagataaaaaaaatttagggattttttctttgtttaaattttattgttaaatattattattaattatataaaattaaataacattagtttattattttttaaattagttttcattattgattaataataatcataatatatgtaaaaaaataaaatattaataaaaatgttATGTAGAATGgaataaaatacaaaatattatttttagcgTAATAAATGGTGTAGtgggtttgaaaaaaaaagaaaatttaatgtttgaaaaattgaaaaagtaGATGGAGATAGCGAATAGGTTGAAGATGCCTTTAGTCATTttaataatctaattaattttgcattgttcttgatgaaaaaccttaaacgacataaaaaaaaagaacgGATTAAGTAAAAatcaagaaataaaaaaaaatactccaTTTGTTTCATAATATTTGTCTTTTAAGGTTatgacacaagaattaaaaaacGTAATTATGTTAactaaaagactttgttaccattgtattaattgcattaattaattaatttttatctattcctaaaataaaaaggcaacTTAAATAGAGGTTTATTTGGTAAAACATCaattaatgtatatatattgaatcaaaacgtcaaataatttttttttaaataaaacatcaaatattatgaaacaaaaaaaattatatagaaaGACAAATATTATGAAACGGATAGAGTATATATTAGGTTTGAAAATTAtgttattttcattaaaaataaataaattaatataaactcGTAAATTGTGACAACTACGTTTCTAAAAGgcttaaaacattatttgaccactgatctatccaaaattgtaTCATTTGACCACtggcctattatttggtcacatttggccatTGACAtatcccatttggtgaaatttcacccaatttgtatgAAGACTTAACGGAATCGTTATCTTATTGATAAGttacgatattttgacacttaaacttgaaacgtgatatttcttaaagtttttttccacagtagaaataattaattagattaaaaaaagagaaaaacaaaaaacaaatcctaaactaaaatctattaagttcaagtgtcaaaatatcattacttatcaatgaaataatgattcggttaagtttgaatccaaattggatgaaagttcaCCAATTTGGAATAGATCACCGGAAAAACTGCTTTTGTGGTATTGAAAGCAATACCAAACACACCTTAAATAATGAGAAAAAAGAAACATAATcgttaaataaaatattatttagaatttgaataataataaatgagATTCTTAGTTTggcttttaagttaaaatttgaggagggagaattaaaaagggttaaggtgcaaaaatacctctaatgtttTGGGacaggtgcaattttacccttaatgttggaagccaagagtaATTTCACCCATagcattgataaattgggtcaatttgagaaataattcattaaactgttttatcggtcatgaatcttatcatctacacttcacacatgcgttattttatcagtaacaaatcacaaacatatgttgagatgtgaaaaaaataaaaaaaatattaaaaatatattatcttttgtacgaattagacaaaaaaattcaaaaaattcaccaaatttataaatattaatctctaattttattattaaattacaaaaaaatattatatcatttttttagaacaaattgatatgcaattagtgcaaaataaagaaaaaaatgactgtattttataatagtttctgaaattaatccaatttatcaacgttaggggtaaaattgctcttggctacaaacattaggggtaaaattacgccattttagacgttaggggtaaaattgctcctgacccaaaacgttaggagtatttttgcactttaacccaaTTAAAAATGAGCTCCAACAGctaggggtgggcaaaaaaaaaccggtcaaaccggtaaccgaaccgaaaaccgataatccgaaccgaaaaaatcggttaaccgaaccgatggttttcttaatggttaaaaaaatagataggtaccggtttcggtttcgggttAGAGTGTttaaaaaccgcggttaacggttaaccgaaccgtttaataaatataaatttaaaaaaatatatataggtCATTTGACGACAAAAGCAagacaaatataaatataaatacatatattatattgCTTAAtacaaatacatatattataacatagattaatataaatatataacatagattatactgtTTTATGTTGTAATAAGTATTTTAacgaaatattatttacatttctttatgttttaaatataaacttaataGATTGTTTTTTAGTTTGATACTTAGGTTTGAATTCtaaacttttatatgaattcaTTTTGTTGGAGGTGATATGTTTTAGTcgctcttaaatcactaagattgatttattcatattatttttagagcACACTAAAATTcttttggagatgctcttaaaaCCCTAATCTCGGAGGAACAAGGACGGAGACTATTTTTTCGCCATTTCATCAACGAGACAATAATCGGAGTTAGGGACCCATCTCGGCATATTTGCAACCCTAACTAAACCATCTATTGACCACTGTACGAACTGTGTTCATATTACTTGATTCCAGCTTTACCCGTTAAATCAATGTTGCTGGGCTCTTCACTATCTAGAAGCATCTTAAAACCCCTAAAACCCTAGCTGCCGTTGCCTTCCCTTCCTCACCCATCGCCAGCAACTCCCGCCATGGCTCTGCAATCCACCCGCCTCCGTCGAGGTCTTACCTCACTCTCCGCTCTCCACCGCTCTCTTTACTCTCCGGTCATCCAAACTTCCTCTCCTATTCCCCGAAGCTTCATTTATCCATCCCCGTCGGCACAATTGTCGGTATCTGTGCCCCTCCAATCTCGGTCGTTCACGGGATCGCGCGTTTGTCTCTCTTCTTCGGGGAAACAGTACAAGGTTTACAAGGAGGGAGATGAGATTACGGAGGATACGGTGCTTTTCGAGGGCTGCGATTTCAATCACTGGCTTATTACTGTAGATTTTCCCAAGGACTCGCCTCCGACACCCGAAGAGATGGTTGCCACTTACGAGCGTATCTGCGCCCAGGGGCTGAACATCAGGTAATTTCGACTGTTATTTGTTTCATTACTTGAATATTAGTATATGGAATTTATTTTTGACCGTTAAGAGAAGAATTAGAAGTTTACTGTTGATATATTGGAATAAAAATGTGGTAGTTGCGCTTCTCACATCAAAAGAGTACTCCCTGTCATCCTTGTTCCATCTTAATGGGAAGTACAATAGGAAAATTTTGAGGAATATATATTTTGGGTCTTTGATTTTAGTAAGAAAATATGAATAATCGCAAAATAGATATTATGCTAGTAACAAGTAAGAAAAAGTGCACAAGATTTCAGTTGGTCAAGTCGTGCACATGGAAGTCTTGGTAGGCTTTCATTCTTGGAGTATTTCACTAGCTCATAGCTCATGAAAATTTCCCACGATATAAAAATAGGATTAAAGCACTATATGGCCCCTTACTTATCCAAAATGTTGGTTTTTGGCCCTCATATATTATCTGTTAATATTTGACACCTTAACTATCCAAAATGCTTAGTTTCGCTTCCTTACATGTTATTTGGTACATTTGCCTACTACTTATCCAAAATTGCAGAAATCTCAACCAGTACTGGTTGAGATTTCACCAATTTTGGATAGGTGAAGGGccaaatagtgctttaagcctATAAAATATAAGAGTGCCAGCTTATTTTGCATTTGCTATTATACTGTATACTAATGCATAGTATAcaactatttttctttttgtttgatGGTTTTTAGGTtgtaactctttttttttttcttaaagaatCTTTGGATCTTAATGGTTGATTTTGGAACTTTCCTGTTTTCAGCATTGAGGAAGCAAAGAAAAAGATTTATGCTTGTAGCACCACAACTTATAATGGCTTTCAGGCTGTGATGACAGAAGAAGAGTCAGAGAGGTTTAAAGGTTTGATCTTTTAGCATCTACTTGTTGCAGTAAACTGATATATATTCTTCTTCATATCAGGGTGctaaatatgtattttttttcttattgcaGATGTTCCTGGAGTTGTTTTTGTATTACCAGATTCTTATATCGATCCACAGAATAAGCAATATGGAGGTGAGGTTTTCCccatctgatttttttttttcatgcaTTATATTTGGATTCAGGAATATATCCAATACTTCTCAATATGTGAAGACTCAGAAGTTTTATCGTATTGTGGCAGTCTGAATTCAATGACTTATTGTCAGTCCTTCCTGTTTTGGTTGCTGATAAGGAAGCAATATGGTACTAACTGTTGTTTTCATTTGTTGACTCGTTTTCTTACAAACTGCACTCTCTGCTTTCAGGAGACAAATATGAATATGGAGTAATAACCCCAAGACCGCCTCCTTATCAGAATAAAAGGGCTGGAAGATTCAATGACAGAAATAGAAACCCTAACCAACCAAGATATGACCAGCGAGGAGGTGCAGCACCAAATCAAGGTGGCAATCCGCAGTATAATCAACAAGGACATACTCAAGGTGGTGGGAACTATGGAGCTCCACAAAGTTATCCACCAAGGCAAAGTTATGGACCTCCAGGTCAAGGAGAGAGGATGCCGATGAATAACAATTACCAGGAAAATAGAGGAGGTTCATTTCAGGGCAACTATAACCAAGGACAGCAGGGCGCTCACTATCCGCAAGATCGAGTAGGAGGTCCATATCAAGGCCGAGGACAGCAGGGTGCTCATTATCCCCAAGCTGGAGTAGGAGGTCCATATCAAGGTCAAGGACAGCAGCAATATCCCCAAGTAGGTCAGAGGAATTTTAGACAAGACACCCAAAATTTTTCTCCTGGACACATCGGAACTCAAGAACAGGGTGCAAATGCTGGCTACAGACAGGGGTACCCAGCTGAAGACCAAAGTTTCTCACAAATGGGACAAAAGAACAAGCATGGGGAGCAGCCACCTTATCCACCACCGATGGGGCAAACTGGGACAAACCAGGTAAGACGCCTTTGCCTTTGACTTGATATTGATCTAAGAAGCAAAACTGTAGGCTTTCTGGTAAAAAAACTGAAATTGTATTAAGTAAAACATCAAGCTTAAGATGCAAAGATCACTTCGTGAGCATGTTCATCTCAAAATTAGTTGGTGATGATGATATGGTTGTCGTTTTAATTCTGTAACTGGATTGTTTTGATTGTGCAGGTTAGATATTAGGAGAGCTTATATGAGATTCTGAAGGGCAATAGAAGAGAATTGTAAATCACTTTGATTGTTCACTCTGGTTGATCGGCAAGAAATTCCATCTGAAACCATATTGAGTGAGCGATGCCCGGTAAATAGTCTTTTAGCTTTTTTGTTTGCGTATGAACTGATTGTGAAACTAGGTAATAAAATTTCCCCATTTCATGTGCATCCACATCGCTGAAGTTTGAATCACTAAGGCTGTGTCTGTTTAAGGATTTTTTGTCCAAATATATCCGACTTTTAGACTTGTTCTCCCTCCAAACAACACATCTTATATTTCTATCTAATTTCGGTTTTGTCCACCCCTGATATTTACAAACACAAATATTGTCTAtttgtataaatttatttatcatttattaTAACTAACAGAGTTGTTAAGGTCTTGCACCTAATAAGTCCTAGGTGAGCCTCTCTTTAAACGACTCTTGCCTGGTCTTGGCAGGCTCTCCTCAAGGCCGCCTCTTCTACGTTTTGATTAATGATTAGCTTTTTAATTGCtctcattaaaataaaagattaatctCAACCGCTTATCCTATTGAGCAACTTAAATCTAAACCGTTGATctaagtaaaaataaaataagaagagacaaaaaaaaatagaagggaGGGAAGAAGAGTAATTGACGGAAAGGAGAACATCTCATTTTGCTGTGTGATAAAAGAAACCAGCAGAGGTTTGCTGCAGTTCTAGTATCTTATTTTTGTTGTCATCACTTAACTTGGTGTTTATAGTGTTTATATTACTCCATCTGTTCCACAATaaatgtctttctagagattttttttgttccataGTACATAGACATTTTGATTCAATCCATAcacattaattgatttttaccaaatatactcctatttaagttgctttcttcttttgagaatagataaaaattaaggAGTGAATGCAATGAATAGtcatttagttaaaattaattacatttcttaATATTTGTGTCTTAACCTTAAAAGACATCTAGTGTGGACTAGAGGGAGTATGTTTTTATGTGGTTTTGTCTTGTTTGTGTGGTTATTAATTCATCATAAGTTGTGCCTTAACTTACTGGAGTATTAGTGATATTAGTATCGAATATTAATGAttagaaatttgtattttttttttcattttctacgACTTCTTTTTATCTATCTTCAATTTATCAGGTGCACACTGAGCCTTGCAGTCCTCCTTAATGAAAGGATGCAATTGACTAAATATTTTGTATTTACCTATGTGCCTTCAAATAGGTGTTACAAGATAAGTTGTTATAGAGAAAGTATTTGAATTACAAATAGTCTAAACTGAGTCAAGATAAGTAACAAGATAATAGGATCAATATGTTAACCAAATCCAAATATATTAATCGGTTATCATCCTCCCTCAAATTAATGGAGGTTCAACCATTAATTTGTTGCGTAACGGaagaaattgtttttttttggaaagagGCTTTGTGAGTATGTCAGTTTGATCTAATGTAGAGATGTAGCAAACATGTAAGTCCTTAGCAACTTTGTTTCGTATAAAGTGGAAGTCTAGCTCCAAATGCTTCGAACGACTGTGGAAGATTGGATTTGCTATTAAGTGGTTTCTAAATTGTCACACCATAGCGTAGGGCTACATGGCAACATATAAGCAGCATTTGCTCAAGCGCCTGATACTCCACTTCTGTCAACGAATGGGAGTCAGTTCATTGTTTTTTGCATCTGCATAAAACAAGATTCGGTCCGACGAAAACATTGTATCCCGAGATTGACTTTCGGTTATTAATATCACTGCCCCAATCCGCATTGGCAAAGCCATTGATTTCAAAGGAATGTTTATTGCATAATCGTAGATCGTGTGTAGGTGTCGATTGAAGATATCGAAGGATATGTTTTACGGCTTTCTAGTGATCAATGGAATGTCTATTGCATAACCGTAGATCGTGCATAAACTGACTCACCTTGTTAACTGCAAAGGCAACATCCGGGCAAGTAATGGTAATATATTATAACCTGCCAACGATGCTACGGTGAAGACCCAGATTGTGAAAGGGTTCGTTAGCTGTGAGACTGAGTTTGGATGTTGGACACGATGGAGTGAAATTCGCGTTGGAATCGAGCCTCATGGTTGTCTTGACAAGAAGGTCTTGAATGTACTTCTGTTGGTTGAGAAGAAGAGTATTTGATGACCATTATGCTTCCAACCTACAAAAATACGATAAACGATTGAGATTCTTAATAGCAaatttcctttgtaattttgaTATTAAATGAGAAATTGTAGATCTGTTGTTGCCTGTAACAagtatgtcatcaacatagattaAACAGAATATTTGCACAGTCGCAGTGCGTGGATAATACAAAGATGAGTCTGCCTTAGAACACGTAACCCCAAGTTCAACCAATGTTAGTGTGAGACATTTATACCACATCTGAGGTGACTGCTTTATGCCATATAGGCTTTTGCGAAGTCGACACACATGAGAAGGGTACTAAGGGCTTACAAACACCGAGGGTTGTTCTGTAAACACAAGTTCATCAAGATTACCATGTAGGAATGAATTGGAGACTTCCAGTTGAGTTATGAACCAACCATTGGAGATAGCAGGAAGCGAATTGTGGTTAGTTTGGTGATAAGACTGTAAGTTTACTGAAGGTCAAGTCTAGGGCGCTGGTGAAATCCTTTGGCAACTAGATGTGCCTTGGAGTGTGTTGTATGGATCCGACAGTTTACATCTAATTTCGATAGTAATTAAACATATCGCTTATACCTTACCCATTTCTCTTCTTGATGGAGAGGGTACGGGCTCCCTTCTAGAGTTCTCCTTATATATGCCACCAGGGATGACGAATCCACTGACGtcccaagtaacggtacttgtCATGGTCCATGCTAAAAATGTAGAAAGATCGGAGATTCAAAGAGAATTATGGCTATTTGATCTACTTACGGGGCAATGGCTACCACAAACTATAGAGCTTCTGACTCTAGAAACCATGACAAGGTCGCATCTTGTGGTGGAGAGAGCGGGAAGCGGGGTGAATCATTCTATTTTTAGTCCTGCTGGCATAGAGCCAACTGATGAAGACATGGATAGACGAGTGTTGGAAACATTGCTAAGATATGGTTACGAGGCTAATAGGCTAGTTTCATCCTAAAAGGAGACACCATTCTCCCATCAGATCTTGAGTTACGAAAAAGACATGCGATTCACACCCCCTACTTTACCGTATTACATAGGTGAAGAAAATCTGGAGGCTTATGTCCGCCGGTATAAAGAGTTTATGGATGTCTGTGATATTAATGAATGAATCATAAGTCGAGTCTTTTCAACAACTCTGGTTGGTCCAGTTTTTAACTGGTTTCAGTCCCTGTCATCAGGATCCATTAACAGATGGGAGCAGTTAAGTAAGGAATTTTATGCGAAGTTTGCCGGATGTATACCGCCAACAATTGCTCGTAGAAAATTGTACGACGTGGTGCAAGGAGAAGATCAACCCTTGAGAGAATATATTGataaatttaatcaattaatacAACAATTGAATCAATAATTCGTAATATAACTTGTGAAAGGCTAATGGAAGACTTGGTAACGAATCGCCTAGAAACTCTCATTGGAGCTAATCGACATGTCCAAAAAATTCATGGATTTAGATGATGTAAAAAGAAAGCACAAGGTGATGTTGAAGAACCGAAATGTTAAAAGCAAGGGGAAAGAAATAACCGAGGCGTATCTCAGaaacataaaagaaatattcgAGAACGACCAATAATATACTCTACTGAATGCTCCCAAGAACGAGATTTTAATGTGGATTGAGAAGAGTCTATATGGGTGAGATATGCAATATCTCGTAACAAAGGCGGGGGTGGGTATAAAGAGAAATCCTAGAGCACATTGCAGATTCCACAGGGTCAATGACCATGACACAAAGGCTTGTTAGGAGTtatcaaaagagatagaaaaacTGATTGAGAGAGGCAAGTTTGACAAGTTCGTTTAAAACATGCTAGATGTGGAAGGAAGCGAACAGAAGACAGATCAAAAGAAGTAGAAATCTAAACATGTGATAAATGTAATAGCTGGTAGACCCGGTTATGAATTGCCAAGTAAGATGTCCAAAATGTCACCTTTTGGAATAGATAACACCAAGAAATATGATGCTTTTAATCATTCGTTTGCCGCGTCTAGGAAGGTTACTATTCCTCATACAGATGCTTTGGTGGTTACTATGTCTGTTGAAGGATGGGATATGAAGCGGGTGATGATTAATACTGGAAGTTCGTGCAGTGCCATCACAACAAGAGCATTCACCAGGTTAAGGGTGGACTGTGTAAGAATTGAGTAGACATTTGTGGACATACTAGGGGTGACAGTggaggaaaatagacaagcctagacacagtggaataataaaattttatctatttcccttttccaagatttgttaattgttatttcatacaaagagtgatagaacgaaatacctttTATGAAGAACCATCTAcaattgcaaacgaagtgccatCAACTCTTAttccgtgtatcacgaacaatgAATAACAATCTAAATTGattgcctctaaaggaatcgacacgagatcaaagagagtaAATGAGAGAGTAATTTAGACGGGATAATTTCGGAAGAACTTCTAGAATTCTGTATTGTGTTGGCTGAAATTTCTAGGGtaaggggtctatttatagacttgtcaaatcctaaccctagttgtattagttaattaattaattagaatagcCGCAAAGCTAGAAACAGAAGCGACTTACCGGTTGGTCACTTTGGAAGGTATCCCTGCCTTTACCCTATTCATGGCTGACTGCGTACATCAATGTCTCCCCACTCATATTCGGAATAGAACTActagttagataattaaataaatactccCTCCGTCCCATTTTGATAGGCAATATTTCAGTTGCACggtaattaataaatttagttaaaaaaactatatgtgtactaaaataccctccataaagaatataattaaagatataaaaataaaatttaaatatctTGGTATTTGAGACTCATTAAATACATCCAACCTAAATTACATATCCACAAACTCAAATTAAATGTTTGCCGCTATATGGAAAATTCTTTCAAATTCCAAATTAAGCCTTACTGCCAATtaaggaaattaaataaaaaaaatggagccAAATTATACTCAGGATTTATTGAATAATCCCGCCAATTAGAATGACAATTTTGGTGAGTTAATTAAGCTATCATTCACTCATTATAAAAGGCATAAATAGAAAGATTAATTTAAAGTATCTCAAATATGGAAGAATTAGTGAATGATCCCGTAGAAATTATCTTTCCTATTCTCCATCCATCCCATCCCCAACTCAACATTGATTTGAACCTTCCACCAAATCATTCTTCTACTTTTCCAACACATATACATcctaacaaaaagaaaaacttcAGTCATGATTTAAGGAAAAATGTTATTGAGATATTACTAAAAGAGCAAA includes:
- the LOC136227383 gene encoding multiple organellar RNA editing factor 1, mitochondrial-like; translation: MALQSTRLRRGLTSLSALHRSLYSPVIQTSSPIPRSFIYPSPSAQLSVSVPLQSRSFTGSRVCLSSSGKQYKVYKEGDEITEDTVLFEGCDFNHWLITVDFPKDSPPTPEEMVATYERICAQGLNISIEEAKKKIYACSTTTYNGFQAVMTEEESERFKDVPGVVFVLPDSYIDPQNKQYGGDKYEYGVITPRPPPYQNKRAGRFNDRNRNPNQPRYDQRGGAAPNQGGNPQYNQQGHTQGGGNYGAPQSYPPRQSYGPPGQGERMPMNNNYQENRGGSFQGNYNQGQQGAHYPQDRVGGPYQGRGQQGAHYPQAGVGGPYQGQGQQQYPQVGQRNFRQDTQNFSPGHIGTQEQGANAGYRQGYPAEDQSFSQMGQKNKHGEQPPYPPPMGQTGTNQVRY